The genomic segment ctcaccccaaatccccccctaactggccttcaggctgggcccccttagcccataacaaggttacagatatatagaaacattggggtaacagtcaccctgctatagttccaggggcacaaataagcaccccaaatcccccctaaccgAATGACTTCCGTTCCAGGAGACGGAGAAGCTGGAGCAGGAGAAGTCCGGGTTACAGAAAGAGATTGCCGACCTGCAGAAGGAGAAGGATAAGTTGGAGTTCATGCTTGTCGCCCACTCGCCGATGTGCAAGATCAGCACCGATGACCGGACCAACGCCCCCCAGATCGTCCGGCCCGTGAAGGTCGTTATCAAGCAGGAGCCGGTCGAGGAAGTCATTGCAACGACCAAAGTCACCCAACGCTCCGTCATAAAACCAATCAACATCGCCGGAGGTTTCTTCAACGAGGAGCCGCTCAACACTCCCGTCGTTATGTCATCGACGCCCCCCTCCACCCCCAACACCTCCAACCTTGTCTTCACCTACCCAAGTGTCCTGGACCAAGATTCTTCAACCTCCCCTTCGGAATCTTGTTCCAAAGCCCACCGTCGGAGCAGCAGCAGCGGCGACCAATCGTCCGATTCGTTGAACTCGCCCACCCTCCTGGCTTTGTAACCATCACTGTAGAACTTCTTAAGGAACAAAAAGGGAACCGGCTGGTTGGGCGGGATCTTCCCTACCAAGAGTATGATTGTATTTTCAGAACAAGTTCAACGTTTAAACTGGATACCGCGCTCCAACGTGGCCTGGGATCTGCTCGGCCGCAGAGCTGACGATCAAGCTTGCATTCCTTCATACAGATACCAACCTCATGTTTTGAATCCTTTCTCATTCATCGGGGTACCCAAGACATTTCATCCAGTCTTTGTGGTAGAGGATTGATTTTCATTGTTCTGAGGGCACTTTAATGGAATCGCCTCTTCTTATAGAGAGGGGGGGGGTTATTCTTCACTGGATGAAGGTACCGAATTTattattgtgtttttgtttttcaattgtgAAACTTGCATTTCCCAACATGAACACCATCCCGTCGGCCTTTTGCCAAATCACGTTGGTCGGTTGAGAAGATGGCTTCACAAATGGCGGCTACACTCCAACGGGTACGGAGCTTAT from the Xenopus tropicalis strain Nigerian chromosome 5, UCB_Xtro_10.0, whole genome shotgun sequence genome contains:
- the fosl2 gene encoding fos-related antigen 2 isoform X1 — protein: MYQDYPGNFDSSSRGSSSSPAQPEGYPSSTLSTSILQKFRTDMPGSSSAFIPTVNAITTSQDLQWMVQPTVITSMSNPYGRSHPYSHSVPNLASVTGHSALQRPGVIKTIGTTAGRRRRDEQLSPEEEEKRRVRRERNKLAAAKCRNRRRELTDKLQAETEKLEQEKSGLQKEIADLQKEKDKLEFMLVAHSPMCKISTDDRTNAPQIVRPVKVVIKQEPVEEVIATTKVTQRSVIKPINIAGGFFNEEPLNTPVVMSSTPPSTPNTSNLVFTYPSVLDQDSSTSPSESCSKAHRRSSSSGDQSSDSLNSPTLLAL
- the fosl2 gene encoding fos-related antigen 2 isoform X2; translation: MPGSSSAFIPTVNAITTSQDLQWMVQPTVITSMSNPYGRSHPYSHSVPNLASVTGHSALQRPGVIKTIGTTAGRRRRDEQLSPEEEEKRRVRRERNKLAAAKCRNRRRELTDKLQAETEKLEQEKSGLQKEIADLQKEKDKLEFMLVAHSPMCKISTDDRTNAPQIVRPVKVVIKQEPVEEVIATTKVTQRSVIKPINIAGGFFNEEPLNTPVVMSSTPPSTPNTSNLVFTYPSVLDQDSSTSPSESCSKAHRRSSSSGDQSSDSLNSPTLLAL